The DNA window TTTCACTATTTACGCATTCATTTTATGAACAGTGCAGGAAATaaagtgaaaataaaatcaaaaataatatttacattaacaattcagaaaaataatcatatttatatgaccAATTGGGAAGCAAATATATGATTACACAAATAGTTCAGGTTGAAGGGAAAAAAAGTAACACCcttgttaatatatttttcattactattaaaaataagcataaattaaaaattttttttatagttacataatttatcttaattgataaaattttaatgaacaatttttttctacataggaggaaaataaaaagggcGAAAAATGcagaagaaataaaaaagatgaaaaaaaaaaaaaataaacaaactTATATTCCTGCATATGcaatatacaattttaacaaaaatatgatgCCCTTAAAGTGGAAAATACTactaatgtatatattaaaatatttttacacaaTTTCGATATTATGAACATGTATGttcttttatatgaaaattaatatatactttatttttgttctacaacttttaatttatataaccggtggtttattattttttcaaagtGTTGATGGTTTTACGTATTGAGGATGGCCTTATATATGGGAGATTGGGAATTTGATGGGATATAATTTGTTCGTTTTGTAAATTAtctttttgtattttctttgcatttttctttttctttttattttgataaaactTCTTTACTTTATCTAAAAAAGATTTGCATAGCTTAGCATAAATTAAAGGTTTATAATATCCTTGCATAAGATCTTTTTGGGGTAACAAAGAGTCGATTAATTTATTCCAATCAAATATTTGAGCttgattaaaaatattatttttattaattattacattaaataaatattcattatcTAAAGTAAAAGACATATGAAGTAAATATTGCGAtgttattaaatttgtgtgaaatattttttctccaaatataaaaactaaattagaaaaatatgaaaaaaatgttcctataaatatgataatttcATTTCCTATTAATTGATTTGTAAGTATTTTAGTAACTAATTTTCTGGAATCTGCTGGGTTTTTTATATCCCATGTATTTATTGCATTGTGTCCACCCTTACCACTGGAGTTGTTACTATCACTACTGTAATTGTTTTGTTCGTCTATTTGGctgtttttcttttttttcttttttaccTTAACACGTTCAGGCGaaaaaaacttaaaaaGTGTGTGAATAGCTACATTGTAAAAATAGGGGAAAGGTAACTTTTCAATTTCTTCTttaattacattttttgcagatttttttaatataatatttttgcttagggttttaataaaaaataaaagagcTCTGGCTTGTCTTAAAATTTCGTTTAATTGTgctttcatatttttacttaaatttaaaattaatattttttgaaatgaaaaaaaaatatttttattagaaTATGTTTCATTAGGTATATcttcaatattattataatccTTTATAATGAgggaattatattttatttttttttccaaaagtatggaatttataaaattagcATCCTGGTCATTCACATTTGTCATTTTACAATTGCCATTTTTTCGCATACCTATATTATCCATATGTTTGTTATCAcatttatgaaatatatcatatccATTATAATCTGTCTTATTGTCATATTTTTCCAATATACCTttacaattatatacatattgtATTTCTTCACTTTTGCTCTTAGtcttatataaataatctaTAATAAGAGaggtaaaaataaattcgtTAAACTTTCTCATAAATAATACGATCGCTATATCTAGTGATGTTCTATTGCATTCATCTTTTACAAAAGGAGATACCCCCTTTCTTATTTCAGCTAAGGCTGTAactatatcatttttttttaaataataatggatACTATGATTTTTTCTGTATAGGTTTTCTATTTGGTATGTCTTGTTGTTGAACCAGACATCGTTCGGAAATTCCATAATcttctatattatataggcagtgaaaaaaaaggaaatttataaatggtaaaaattaataaaataagcgTTATaccaataaataattttcagtatttataaaatttaaaaaagtgaaaaattCATGagtattttgtttttattccatattttttatcttgtaattttacatttttcactttttagtcttatgttttattttcatttttggaATTGATATTACAATACGATAGTGTATGTACAGAACAAATTGGAGAcaccttttttttatagtaattttgttcataaaaaggaatacaatattatgtatatatatttgcacttatatataagtaggcttgaaatttaaaaatgttatatttgATTATTCGTTGTACTGATATAACATTTCTTAAGTTcgcttttatttattgctTCACTTATTGTCACTATTATTGTGTGCATTCTCTTATATATTGGCACTAATTGGCAGTAAAAAAACGAGAAAAACAGCTACATAATTATGTTCAggcatattttaatttgtgtGTATGAGGAACATGAATTCATAAagtagataaaaatataattttaaaaattttcttttcatttgtATCCATATGTCCCTATAGTAGGCTAGACTCTCTTAAAGACAGTTTGCATGTcgtaatttatttatatttaaaaaagaatatatttaagttACCTGCACGggatacaaatatatatgcactgttcagaatattttatttatattttttttattttgagaCTTAGACAGGATTAGTGAAAAATGTTTcgaaagtatatatattttttattttttttgattataaacataaagATAGCAAAATTTAGTAAACCaacatttaattatataaatgaaatagcTTTTTCCCCacaatttgaaaaaatattcgaaaattgtttttatattcccAATACACTATGCTTAGGGGGAACAAGCTCAGTGATCAGTGCTGATAATATTCATAGGGGGTTAATAGGAAAATGGACATTTGATGATGTATATGCAATTGATTATAGTTCAAATAACAAtcatatgcataaatttataagaCCAGCTCCAGGTTTTAATGGACATGGATATAGTGCTGCCTTTTTGGGGGGTAACATTGTTCAtattcaatatatattttacaaaactATTCTGacatgttcatatttttttaacttatatttttatcgcttattttatttccctAAAGATATGTCTGGATTTGTACCTGCCTCAGATACATTAAAAGCAACTGAGTTTAccatgtatttttaaagatcaaaaaatattttttttaatatttctacATAGCTATAAAAACCTTAtatttgtgaaaaaaatggatatttttttttttttttttgttcagAATATTTTGGATATATTTACTAGAACAATCAACTAGCCATTTTCGTAATATAATCTCgcaaatgtaaaaataattttttttttttaaaatgcaCACACTAATCATATGATTACAACagttatatatgtattaaaaataaattttcatttatagtGATGAAGAAGACGATAAAATCGAGATATTGTTACATCCACACATAACAAGACTatctattaaaattttggggaagaataattcaaatgaaGGTTTATCGTCTATTGGATATATTCCATTAAGGAGGTGGACAAATGTTGCAATAAAATtaagtgaaaaaaatatagaaatatatataaatggaatatttgataattctgtaaatttaaaaaataataatatagaaaaaaaaggtgATATACATATTGGTAAAAATTCTAAATATTCAAGTTTTAATGGTTACATTgatgaattatattattataataggaatttaaatatatcagaAATAAAATCTTTTTTAGTTCCTAGTATAACTGGGATTAGTGATACAGAATTTGTGTATGTAGGACATTATTCTTGTGACTATAAAGTAGCTATGAGTATAAGCTTATGTAAAGATAATTATCGTTTGTGTTCTTCGACCGATTTTTATAATGGTGTTATTCATTATGCTCGAGTTAATGGAATAATAGCagaaaaatcaaatttatGGAGTTTAGATATTTCTCctgatttttttaagaaagAGGAAAAAAGAATTGCACTATGTTGTAAAGTTTATAATCATTCATAGTGTACTTATGTAGGCAAACTTATAAGACacattttatgaatttgAATTGAATTgtctttaaaatattcttgGTATCAAACAACCAAAATAGGTtaaatagttatatataGACATAATTATTGTAATGTTACATGTCTTAttccaaatttttttttgtataatacCACCTATTTGTGCATGTTAAATGGTTTCCACTCTTTGATATTATCacgtatgtatatatgattcatatatttacaaaataaaccGACTTAATTTTCGAGCTTTATAAGGGTTTGCCCATATGTACATGCTACATATTtaagaaaatttttattatggcTATTAAGAATTTTCATTGAaaggaaacaaaaaaataaaatattaggagttaaaaaattgtttttttttgtgctactaatatttatttatatgaaaataagaCAGTGCCAATTCAATACCATTTTGGGCATTTCttgtgaaaaaataaaaatccgttatttatgaatatcGAATGtataagtaaaaaatatgcgtTTGCACGTTTATATATGATCATATATGCTTGGAAATATGAGCTATTTCCTATATATTGGCTTGGAATtattaaacaaatttttacataaaattgGGACTGCTTTAACAGCATGTAACCAGTTTGTCTTTTATTTTCGCCTCCTTTTAAAGCCCATAATAATTACAAGCAtgccaatttttttttataaaaaaataagtaaattaacaaataaataaataaacgaATAAACGAGGAAAATAACAACTTTGGGTCTGCTATAAtgtttgtataaatatgacaCAAGCTTTTATGGTAtctccatttttatttagaaAGAATTGGagattatttatgttttataattttcgatttctctatttaaaaattttgtttttttattatttttaaataatttttgtgtGCAAGCATGCATaagaatttttataaaaaaaggaaacgTTGTTTTTGTTATGTAATATGgacaaacaaaataaatattacttTTAAGACAATGagatttttatatatttaaaaataatttatatataatttgttttttcatttattctatattttttaatttttctttttttgttatataaaaataaaaaaatatgctttTAAGTGTTGCATAAAATACAGACATATGCactgatatttttttaaaattatttttatcttattctttacattatttttttaatattttcatttatatattttttttattgaaatacaaaatttgtttttgatttttttccttttattttttttatcgttTAAATTTACAATTAAGAGAGGAATATACCCTTCCATAAAGTTCACGTCAATTTTCcgtttgtttttatttgtaaagCAACTATTGAATAAGTAAGTTCACaacattataaaaataatatacacatataggAGTGTTCGTATTGACTGAAcgatacaataaaaaatttggatTCCGTTTTTGGGCATATAGACAGGCTTGAGCAAGCTTAAGGACAATTTCTTCGGCAATTTCTTCGACAATTTCTTTGACAATTTCTTCGACAATTTCTTCGACAATTCCTTTGACAATTTCTTTGACAATTTAAGAGAATGGATTCACATGATGAAAACAATTTGAAGAGATCAGTGGATGACAATGATATTAACGAGAGTAAATTGCCTGAACAgtcagaaaaaaataaaaatattgacaaaaaaaaaaaaaaaaaagaaacatcAGATATACATCATGGTGATTCACCAAATGAATCGTTTGATACTTCAAAACGAATTGGAGATTTAATTATGGGAAAATCGGTAGATAGTCCTACAAAATTACATTTGAAAtctacaaataaaattgataagTCATCAATAGGAAAAGTTGAAAATTCCAAAACTGAAGAAGTACCAACTCGTGATGGTCATGGATctatgaaaaaagaaatacaCAAAACACACAGTCATCccatttataataatatgaatgacAAAAATtctttgaaaaaaaatacactaAGTTTTGATGATGcaaataagaaaatatataatgaaaaaaaggaCACAACAGAATTGAAACCAGAACAGAAAAGTACGTCTGATTCATTCAAGAAGTTTGATAGTCATGGGGGAGTTAAAAGTCGAGAAAATGATCATTgtaatcataataatagaGTTATGCAGGATggaaatgaaaagaaaataagaCGATTTGTACCCAAATATCATGTCtctcataaaataaaaagtataagCGATTATTTAACAGAAGAAAATTATTCACACAGAATTACCGTTTTTGTGGGAGAGAAAGTTCAAAAAGTGAAAGCGGATTTTAAATATGGTGAAGATCcaccaaaaaatatgaatccGAAAACCGTTTTTGAATCGGTGAATGTTAGTCCACATTGTAATGATGATTCAAACTTAGATGCAGAAAGAGTTATTGAAAAGAAACAAGTGAAAACAGTTTTCGTTGCCCAAAGATGTGAAAGAAGTAATGCCGATGCAAGGGCTGGTGAGGAGTTAGTAAAAAAGACTCCGGAAAAAACAGTTTTTGTTGCCCAAAGATGTGAGAAAAGTAATGCAGATGCAAGGGCTGGTGAAGCGGTTGTAAAAAAGGTTCCGGCAAAAACAGTCTTTGAAGCGCAAATATGTGAAAAAAGCAATGCAGATGCAAGAGCTGGAGAAGATCTTGTAAAAAAGGTTCCGGCAAAAACAATCTTTGAAGCACAAAGGTGTGAAAAAAGTAATGCAGATGCAAGGGCTGGTGAAGCGGTTGTAAAAAAGGTTCCGGCAAAAACAGTCTTTGAAGCACAAATATGTGAAAGGAGTAATGCAGATGCAAGGGCTGGAGAAgatattgtaaaaaaggTTCCTGCAAAAACAGTCTTTGAAGCACAAAGGTGCGAGAAAAGTAATGCAGATGCAAGAGCTGGTGAAGCGATAGTAAAAAAGGTTCCGGCAAAAACAGTCTTTGAGGCACAAAGATGTGAAAGAAGCAATGCAGATGCAAGAGCTGGTGAAGATGTAGTAAAAAAGGTTCCGGCAAAAACAGTCTTTGAAGCGCAAATATGTGAAAGGAGTAATGCAGATGCAAGAGCTGTTGATAAGTTAAAAGAAGCAAGCTCTGAAAATATCGTATATGAATCTCAAAAAtgtaatgaaataataacagATTTTAGATCTACagacaaaataaaagaagtTATGAAAAGGAATATGCTTGATGAATGCCataatatttgaaatagacgaaaaaaaaataataatttagatTAATAGTTCGAAGCATTATGTTTCTATTATTACGTGTGTATCTACATGTATTCCTACAATTTTGGTTataccttttttttatatttttactatacctattgaatttatttatcaatgttttttattttcgataaattatatatgtttcattttcattctAAAATAAGTTGTCATATTGGAGCAACTCAAATAATTGttgattataattaaaagttttcgtgtacatatataaacataaaaaaaaacaacaaggggttttaaatatatattatttttcaaataaatataaaaaaatataattatggtATTCTAATTTAAGAAAGTCTCAAATATAAGAGTcgttaaataaaaatttgtaagcatattttttgtttaatataaattaacaaaatcaTCTGaagtaatattataattatttaaaaaaaataaactgtCTGATGATATATTAGAAAGTTCATcaagtaaaatatttttataattaaaattattttttttgcatattttatttattaatattgatGCTAGATATTGCTTATAGTCAAATGgtttttgatttatttcatgatcatttatttttatctgaTCTATAAGACtgttattattgttattttgaATTGGCTCGTTTAAAGTGTCTTCTTcgttattttcaatttccgttttttcttcatcttgtatattttccttattgccaaatttagaaaaaatagaatacGTACCTCCCAATTTGgatttcataatatttaagaaaaaactatttttattttcttcatcatctTGATTATTTTCGTTACTTTTATCAATACTAAATTTTTTAGATTCTGTTTCTTTACTTTGTACAGgttcaaataaattttcttgAGTATCTTCTTCAAACTCATCAAATGGATCATCGAAATTGGTTGGCAAGTTAAGTTTGTTTGTTGTTTCTAGTTTATAATGAtctatatcattttcattatcattttttatgcccttattattttttctatgatttgataaaatatactcTCTAAATTTTTCCAACATGGTATCATCTTCCTGTGCATCACAATCTAGATTTTGATTAACCTCAGCATTATCggcatttttcttttctttatttatattttttatttgcaataatttatatgataacTTTTCTTtaagtaaaaaattgtcACTTTTTTCTGAACCGATCAGATTCTCTATCAAATGATTCAAAACTGTGTTATCAGAAAAATTTGTTAGATGTGTCATTCGATTAGTAtgagtttttttttgtctatCTATTTCAGatactttattatttcctatttttgtattatttttttttgatatggatgatattaacaaaattagATGCATTGCATCATGGACAATATTTGTTTGTTTATTTAGTTGTGTTTCTAGCcattcatttaatttttcctCTCTTGTAAGTTGAGgtttattttgataatttaaattagtATGATCATTTTGTTCGCTATCATCTTCATCATATTCCTCTCTTTCACCTTCTTCATAATTTGctgaattttttattaacatagCATTTGATGgatgcatattatttatcattcCCATTCCATCTACTTCTCCATTTTGCATCATAACAAAATTAGggttatcatattttttatcatcatacatatttaatcCAGAAATTGGGTTCATTTCATTAGGATTTATATTAGATGTAGGATTACCCATAGGATCcgtattatttaaataattatttggtAGATTCATACCATTTGGTGCCATATTAGGTTGCATATTTAATGGCATATAATTAGggtttgatatatttttgttatttggattcatcatattattatctacAATATTACCATAAGGTGGTGGAACTATATTTctaacattattatttccaaaCCTATTCATATTTCCTGGTCctgttaaattattttcattatatggTGGGGCATTTGGTGgcattatcatatttttctttacatCTGAATCTGGAGGTGGTggtatattattcattaaatttttattacccATATTTAATCCTtgattttcaaattttagaTCCTTCATATCTTTATCTCCTCCCATTGGATTGAACCCATTTGGCATGTTCATTCCACCTGACATGCTCATATTGTTTATCATGTTTGGATGATTTGGTATGGAGTCAGGAGGACCCACAAAACCTGGAGCACTGCTACCCATCTTCATTTGATTATCATTTGGTATTAAAACTAATGGCTTTCTAGAATTAGGATGAGGCATATTCatgttattataaaatgttcCATCTGAGGATGGTGGGGGAGGGACCATCATATTTGGTTGATGTTGGTTTATTAGATTTGGATTATTCATAGGTggaattaatttatttccacTTGACATTGGATTGGGCATAtgatcattatatatattcccaTCGACACTCATATTGGATTCAAAATTTGGATCGTTAGGAATtgtattattcatatacaTAGGATGagacatattattattataatgcatataGTTAGCTGCATTATTGTTAATAGTATTATTTGGTGAtgtaattttatcataacCAGTTCCATCTATTGGATttccattattataaattggTATATGATTTGGATTTGTTATATTCGTATtcatattgttattattttttccatgtttattttttttttttttattattatttccttcgttatatttatcatcttCCATAGTATCATCATATGGATGATTGTTGGATACAGAAATATGGGCACTTGATCTATTGGGGtcatttccatttttatcataatatgAGCCTTGtctataattatttgaatattcataataattttgatcaTCTCCCATTTGATATTCATTATGAGAATAATTTGCTGGACCTTTCCTACTAACACTATTACTTACACTTGGGTTATAATTTCGATTTCTACTATAATTTCTGTTATCAAGTTTTGAaggatttattatttttttatcatctcCATATCTATTGCTATATTTACTGTGTCGCCTACTATGGCTATCACTTTGGCTACTTGCTCCACTTAGgcttcttttttttgtattacgTTTAGAATAATTTCCACTATGTGATTGAATgaaattatcattttgttcattATATCTACCTGAACGTTTACCATTAGGAGATATATCTCTGCTTCTACCTCTACTTCTATTTCTGCCTCTTTCTCGGCTTCGATTTCGAGTTCTTTCTCTGCTCCTACTTCTGTTTGTATAACTTGGAGACCTTCTATtgtcataattatttttatcattataattatatgatgcATCATCATGCATGCtatcatcatttatttttcctcTTCTTTTATCATCCTTTCGATCGCTACTTCTTCGCCCATGTCTCCTTTCATTATGTTTTTCATCCCCTTTTAGTCTTTTTCGCCTAtcttgttcatatttttttgtatcacttttttttttatcgtCATCATCGTCGTACTTACTATGCGTTTTCCTCTTCATTTGTTTAGTATACTTGTAtatcaatatattattttatatttgacATATGCCTATTTGtctttaattatttaaaatttatacatttCTCCTATACATGTATGGATAATTGTGACTGAATTAGTGTTTGCTTTTTTGCTATATAGTAGTGCTAAGTATGCTTACACGAATAACATACATACTTAGCATGACTATAACTCAAAAGAAATATGAGTATTTTACATATGGATGTATAtcttgtttattttttgaaaaacaTAGCTAgctaatattttatggcATTTTTATCgccaataaatatttgctttacaaaaaataaaatgctcACGGATTGTgtgat is part of the Plasmodium chabaudi chabaudi strain AS genome assembly, chromosome: 6 genome and encodes:
- a CDS encoding protein CPH1, putative; the protein is MEFPNDVWFNNKTYQIENLYRKNHSIHYYLKKNDIVTALAEIRKGVSPFVKDECNRTSLDIAIVLFMRKFNEFIFTSLIIDYLYKTKSKSEEIQYVYNCKGILEKYDNKTDYNGYDIFHKCDNKHMDNIGMRKNGNCKMTNVNDQDANFINSILLEKKIKYNSLIIKDYNNIEDIPNETYSNKNIFFSFQKILILNLSKNMKAQLNEILRQARALLFFIKTLSKNIILKKSAKNVIKEEIEKLPFPYFYNVAIHTLFKFFSPERVKVKKKKKKNSQIDEQNNYSSDSNNSSGKGGHNAINTWDIKNPADSRKLVTKILTNQLIGNEIIIFIGTFFSYFSNLVFIFGEKIFHTNLITSQYLLHMSFTLDNEYLFNVIINKNNIFNQAQIFDWNKLIDSLLPQKDLMQGYYKPLIYAKLCKSFLDKVKKFYQNKKKKKNAKKIQKDNLQNEQIISHQIPNLPYIRPSSIRKTINTLKK